From Oreochromis aureus strain Israel breed Guangdong linkage group 4, ZZ_aureus, whole genome shotgun sequence, a single genomic window includes:
- the carhsp1 gene encoding calcium-regulated heat-stable protein 1 has translation MSSQDTAIKGSRPVTPPLPSPRSPRSPESLHLPACRHRDRSPSPMRGYLIPSPLPTRRNRTCSATARASEGPVFTGVCKCFSRSKGHGFITPSDGGADIFVHISDIEGEYVPVEGDEVSYKVCSIPPKLEKIQAVEVTITHLKPGTKHETWSGHTVNS, from the exons ATGTCCTCTCAAGACACTGCCATCAAGGGGTCTCGACCTGTGACCCCTCCACTGCCTTCTCCGAGATCCCCACGGTCCCCAG AATCTCTGCACCTCCCGGCCTGCAGACACAGAGATCGCTCGCCTTCCCCTATGAGAGGCTACCTCATCCCCAGCCCTCTTCCCACACGCAGAAACAGGACCTGCTCAGc GACGGCTCGTGCATCGGAGGGACCCGTGTTTACTGGCGTGTGTAAATGTTTCTCGCGCTCCAAAGGCCATGGATTTATCACGCCATCGGACGGGGGCGCTGACATCTTTGTCCATATCTCaga CATCGAGGGCGAGTATGTGCCGGTGGAAGGCGATGAAGTGAGCTACAAGGTGTGCTCCATCCCTCCTAAACTCGAGAAGATCCAGGCCGTGGAGGTGACCATAACCCATCTCAAACCTGGGACCAAACATGAAACCTGGTCAGGGCACACCGTCAACAGCTGA